One Alkaliphilus sp. B6464 genomic window carries:
- a CDS encoding iron-containing alcohol dehydrogenase, translating into MSLKWFRVPRDIVFGEGALEYLSTLEGRKATLVTGGSSMKRFGFLDEAKKQLEKAGMEVSIVDGVEPNPSIETVIRGGQEMAAFNPDWIIAIGGGSALDAAKIMWIYYEYPETKFEDLVNGKFPKLRTKAKFIAIPSTSGTASEITAFSVITDTQNHIKYPLVSYEITPDIALLDPNLPAKMPPHITAHTGMDVMAHALEAYVSTNASSYTDPLALEAIKLVFKQLPTAYIDGNNIQAREDMHNASCIAGMAFTNSSLGIIHSLAHKIGGEFGITHGLANAILMPYIIEYNRKSTDKFTKIENSLGIKNIVEELKALNLKVGIPLTLKEVTEVEITEEKFLEVLDRMSQNAFNDPCTLTNPRQSSPENVKEIYKAAFYGTTAKNI; encoded by the coding sequence ATGTCATTAAAATGGTTTAGAGTACCAAGGGATATTGTGTTTGGAGAGGGAGCATTAGAATATTTATCTACTTTAGAGGGAAGGAAAGCAACCCTTGTGACGGGTGGAAGTTCTATGAAAAGGTTTGGATTTTTAGATGAGGCTAAAAAACAATTAGAAAAAGCAGGAATGGAAGTCTCTATCGTGGATGGTGTTGAACCGAATCCATCTATAGAAACAGTCATTCGTGGTGGTCAAGAGATGGCAGCATTTAACCCAGATTGGATCATTGCCATCGGCGGAGGTTCAGCCTTAGATGCAGCCAAAATCATGTGGATTTATTACGAATATCCAGAAACCAAATTTGAAGATTTAGTAAATGGAAAATTCCCTAAACTAAGAACAAAAGCAAAATTTATCGCTATTCCTTCTACTAGTGGTACAGCTTCAGAGATCACTGCATTTTCTGTAATAACAGATACGCAAAATCATATTAAATATCCACTGGTTTCTTACGAAATCACTCCAGATATTGCTTTATTAGATCCAAACCTACCAGCAAAAATGCCTCCTCACATTACAGCTCATACTGGAATGGACGTAATGGCACATGCTTTAGAAGCATATGTATCAACTAACGCTTCAAGCTATACTGACCCATTAGCATTAGAAGCCATCAAACTGGTTTTCAAACAGCTTCCAACCGCTTATATCGATGGAAATAATATCCAAGCAAGAGAAGATATGCACAATGCTTCTTGTATCGCAGGAATGGCATTTACCAATTCTTCCTTGGGGATTATACACAGCTTAGCTCATAAGATCGGTGGAGAATTTGGGATCACTCATGGTCTAGCCAATGCAATATTAATGCCTTATATTATAGAATATAATCGAAAATCCACAGATAAATTTACTAAAATTGAAAATAGTCTTGGAATAAAAAATATCGTAGAAGAGTTGAAGGCTCTTAACTTGAAAGTAGGTATTCCATTAACTTTAAAAGAAGTGACAGAAGTTGAAATCACTGAAGAAAAATTCTTAGAGGTATTAGATAGAATGAGTCAAAATGCCTTTAATGATCCATGTACATTAACCAACCCAAGACAATCTTCTCCAGAAAATGTAAAAGAAATCTATAAAGCAGCATTTTATGGCACAACAGCTAAAAATATTTAA
- a CDS encoding M56 family metallopeptidase has translation MLENIFLSIFNTSITATIVALFVIVIRLILDKKLSKTFSYILWIVVLIRLIIPFSYYSKFSIFNISSVPSQIIKINKDSGGIKYISNGIEILENPTANSIFPAPNPTVSIDPVQVVTFIGSRIWFIIAISMLLLLVIAYIRTSSKLKTAIINKDKTIIDIIEQCSKRLNFKRKIKIYTSEIVQSPVVFGLVRPKIIMPKLMLDTYDKETLSYIITHEIVHIKRFDYIIKPVMIIVLSIHWFNPIIWLSFILASKDMEFSCDEKVIRIWEDDIRAEYATSLINTATIQNGIFGGGILAFGQSNINKRVKGIMKYKKPTLFLSGLAITILLITMIFTLTNRPPHILYENDEYGFSLTLPKSISDDINIIENSDVIYFTSKDVEEMFPEEVLGVIGRIEIYYKKDSAKEDLKELEEIYNLKYLGENDKYYFGWATATDVQVPTEASNQLKDKYRNLEEKFRDVIKTFKIKRVNGLNNSKKLSGKHPIEPPPIIIIDETNPHTIDNYAILKTSWNGTMYDRLSFYQAAWNSEPSILTGLHRPKPGEKFKIDFGDYLPDEVSVKMAYLTDSFDESLLPIVDVPVSNVEGIYEFVNPPASDSSIPTSGRVFSISATWGENICEYVFATDGKFDN, from the coding sequence TTGTTAGAAAATATATTTTTATCTATATTTAACACGAGCATAACTGCAACCATAGTAGCTTTATTTGTAATAGTGATAAGGCTTATTTTAGATAAAAAGCTCTCAAAAACATTTAGTTATATACTATGGATAGTTGTTCTAATAAGACTCATTATACCTTTTTCCTATTATTCCAAGTTTAGCATTTTCAATATATCCTCAGTACCTTCACAGATAATTAAAATCAATAAAGACAGTGGAGGAATAAAATACATTTCAAATGGTATAGAAATTTTGGAAAATCCAACTGCCAACTCGATTTTTCCAGCACCTAATCCCACGGTATCTATAGACCCCGTACAGGTAGTAACCTTTATTGGTTCTCGAATATGGTTTATAATAGCTATCTCCATGCTTTTATTATTAGTTATAGCATATATTAGAACATCATCAAAACTTAAAACCGCAATAATTAATAAAGACAAAACTATTATAGATATTATCGAGCAATGTAGTAAAAGACTTAATTTTAAAAGGAAAATAAAAATATATACATCTGAAATTGTACAAAGTCCTGTAGTCTTTGGTTTAGTAAGACCTAAAATTATTATGCCAAAATTGATGCTGGATACTTATGATAAGGAAACCCTTTCCTATATAATTACTCATGAAATAGTTCATATTAAAAGATTTGACTACATTATAAAACCAGTTATGATAATTGTTCTAAGTATTCACTGGTTTAATCCAATAATATGGTTATCATTTATATTAGCTAGTAAGGATATGGAATTTTCATGTGACGAGAAAGTAATAAGGATATGGGAAGATGATATAAGAGCGGAGTACGCCACTTCCTTAATAAATACAGCTACAATTCAAAATGGTATATTCGGTGGAGGAATTTTAGCTTTTGGTCAAAGTAATATTAATAAAAGGGTGAAGGGTATTATGAAATATAAAAAACCAACATTGTTTTTGTCAGGTTTAGCAATAACAATATTGTTGATAACAATGATATTTACTTTAACAAATAGGCCTCCACATATACTATATGAAAATGATGAATACGGATTTTCATTAACCCTACCAAAGAGTATATCCGATGATATAAATATAATAGAGAATAGCGACGTTATATATTTTACAAGCAAAGATGTGGAAGAGATGTTTCCTGAAGAAGTCTTGGGGGTAATTGGAAGAATTGAAATCTATTATAAAAAAGATTCTGCAAAAGAAGATTTAAAGGAGTTAGAAGAAATATATAACTTAAAATATTTAGGAGAAAATGATAAATATTACTTTGGATGGGCTACTGCTACAGATGTTCAAGTTCCAACTGAAGCATCTAACCAGTTAAAGGATAAATATAGGAATTTGGAAGAAAAGTTTAGAGACGTTATTAAGACTTTTAAGATAAAGAGGGTTAATGGACTAAATAATTCTAAAAAGTTATCGGGCAAACATCCGATTGAGCCACCACCTATTATAATAATAGATGAAACAAATCCTCATACAATTGATAACTATGCAATACTTAAAACAAGTTGGAATGGTACTATGTATGATAGACTCTCTTTTTATCAAGCAGCTTGGAATAGTGAACCTAGTATTTTAACAGGACTACATAGACCTAAACCAGGAGAAAAATTTAAAATTGATTTTGGAGATTATCTGCCTGATGAAGTATCGGTAAAAATGGCTTACCTAACAGATAGCTTTGATGAATCACTACTACCTATAGTAGATGTCCCTGTCAGTAATGTGGAGGGTATTTACGAATTTGTTAACCCACCTGCATCAGATAGCTCAATTCCTACATCAGGTAGAGTATTTAGCATTAGTGCCACATGGGGCGAAAATATATGTGAGTATGTTTTTGCAACGGATGGGAAATTTGATAATTAG
- a CDS encoding helix-turn-helix domain-containing protein has product MDILKESILSQGERIKKIRQMLGVRQQELAGEKITRSLISYIENGKTKLVKETAEIIADNINKIAEEKNMNYFTSADELMKDKDQQAIEILDNIILKLKTFNNDQENFNMEFEKARTILSEWELPNQKAAVYTIVGDYYYGLFDYYTSYINYMIALESYIRIPDYICIVETFLNLAKCNLNLKQYEQVININNYVLTLLEKQKQHLHPFVKKAIFNNAIAYNESEMYDKCISELCKLEIQFNDLSDHQIIDILTLKANSYVEKGELEIALTIYQDIIKRIDGANYGASLILTYANLAELYIKKQDIDRSKEYFYKTMNLSKSVKTELYDTMLYNLGVAYRKAYYFDLARECLNNAKNSAIKNNNIQIVINIYEELIKIYMQADLDKSIMTMIEEVKNLAVQYKDDVRIKNLDNIFIMTGYYFIEKNTSLSKSFLDLVIQSKIK; this is encoded by the coding sequence ATGGACATATTAAAGGAAAGTATTCTTTCACAAGGAGAAAGAATAAAGAAAATAAGACAAATGCTTGGTGTAAGACAGCAAGAATTAGCAGGTGAAAAAATTACTAGAAGTTTAATAAGCTATATTGAGAATGGAAAAACAAAATTAGTAAAAGAAACAGCAGAAATAATTGCGGATAATATTAATAAAATAGCAGAAGAAAAGAATATGAATTACTTTACAAGTGCTGATGAGCTTATGAAGGATAAAGACCAACAAGCTATTGAAATATTAGACAATATTATATTGAAGCTAAAGACTTTCAATAACGATCAAGAAAATTTTAATATGGAATTTGAAAAAGCGAGGACAATACTGAGTGAATGGGAATTGCCAAATCAAAAAGCTGCTGTATATACTATTGTAGGGGATTATTATTATGGTTTATTTGATTATTATACAAGTTACATTAACTATATGATAGCTTTAGAATCATATATAAGAATTCCTGATTATATATGTATAGTGGAAACATTTTTGAATTTAGCTAAGTGTAATTTAAATCTTAAACAATATGAACAAGTTATAAACATTAATAATTATGTATTGACTTTACTTGAAAAGCAAAAACAACACTTACATCCATTTGTAAAAAAGGCTATATTTAATAATGCTATAGCTTACAACGAATCAGAGATGTATGATAAATGCATTTCAGAGTTGTGCAAGTTAGAAATTCAGTTTAATGATTTATCTGATCATCAAATAATAGATATATTAACTTTAAAGGCTAATAGTTATGTAGAAAAAGGAGAATTAGAAATAGCTCTTACTATTTACCAAGATATTATTAAAAGGATAGATGGAGCCAATTATGGCGCGTCACTAATATTAACATATGCAAATTTAGCTGAACTATATATAAAAAAGCAAGATATAGATAGATCGAAGGAATATTTCTATAAAACTATGAATTTATCTAAAAGCGTTAAAACTGAACTATATGATACTATGTTATATAATTTAGGTGTTGCTTATAGAAAGGCATACTATTTTGATTTAGCAAGAGAATGTTTAAATAATGCAAAGAACTCAGCAATAAAAAATAATAATATTCAAATTGTTATAAATATATATGAAGAACTAATAAAGATATATATGCAAGCAGACTTAGATAAATCAATAATGACTATGATAGAAGAGGTTAAAAATCTAGCTGTCCAATATAAGGATGATGTAAGAATTAAAAATTTAGATAATATTTTTATAATGACTGGATATTATTTTATTGAAAAAAATACATCGCTAAGTAAATCTTTTTTAGATTTAGTAATACAATCTAAAATTAAATAA
- a CDS encoding response regulator transcription factor: MNKKLLVVEDEYSINDILTLTFKKEGYEVRSIFDGKRALDEIEKFNPDMILLDAMFPDCDGFEICKQISDKHLVIMITARDTIFDRVLGLELGADDYITKPFEIKEVVVRVKALFRSLEKETSGSRESIIKLGQGISVDVKGERVFKDSVAVLLKRKEWELLFYLLMNRNQVFSREELLNKVWGYEYCGDTRTVDVHIRRLRAKLGLERDSFIETVFGRGYVMRYSDD, translated from the coding sequence ATGAACAAAAAACTATTAGTAGTAGAGGATGAATACTCTATTAATGACATACTTACTTTGACTTTTAAAAAAGAAGGATATGAAGTGAGAAGCATATTTGATGGAAAAAGAGCTTTGGATGAAATAGAAAAATTTAACCCGGATATGATTTTGTTAGATGCTATGTTTCCAGACTGTGACGGATTTGAAATTTGCAAGCAAATTTCAGATAAACATTTAGTTATAATGATTACAGCTAGAGATACGATTTTTGACAGAGTATTAGGTTTAGAGCTGGGGGCAGATGATTACATTACAAAGCCCTTTGAGATTAAAGAAGTAGTGGTTAGGGTAAAAGCCTTATTTAGAAGCCTAGAGAAAGAAACTAGCGGGTCGAGAGAATCTATAATTAAACTAGGTCAAGGTATCTCCGTAGATGTAAAAGGTGAGAGGGTCTTCAAGGATTCAGTAGCAGTATTACTTAAAAGAAAAGAGTGGGAACTATTATTCTATCTACTAATGAATAGAAATCAAGTATTTTCTAGAGAGGAATTATTGAATAAGGTATGGGGTTATGAATACTGTGGAGATACAAGAACTGTAGACGTACATATTAGAAGACTTAGAGCAAAACTAGGATTAGAAAGAGATTCCTTTATAGAAACCGTGTTTGGAAGAGGTTATGTAATGAGGTACAGTGATGATTAA
- a CDS encoding CPBP family intramembrane glutamic endopeptidase — MIIFIVITDKIKNYNWKLNFHLFLFIFIISIIIGISIVIPRYFLFRDIYLSKIAIKSVLFIFIHPALSEEVLFRGFLIHGLNSLNLNITYVNMIQSILFGLMHLNLYKDFGWWSLLMVSIQTLSGFLYGSLYLKSKSLTACVLLHGFCDLIGLSISYV; from the coding sequence ATGATAATTTTTATTGTAATAACTGATAAAATTAAAAATTATAATTGGAAATTAAATTTTCATCTATTTTTATTTATATTTATTATTTCTATTATTATTGGAATATCAATAGTTATTCCTAGATATTTTTTATTTAGAGATATATATTTATCTAAGATTGCAATAAAAAGTGTTCTGTTCATTTTTATTCATCCTGCTCTGAGTGAAGAGGTATTATTCAGAGGGTTTCTTATACATGGTTTAAATAGTTTAAATTTAAATATAACATATGTTAATATGATCCAATCTATTTTATTTGGACTTATGCATTTAAATTTGTACAAAGATTTTGGATGGTGGTCCTTACTTATGGTTAGTATACAAACTTTAAGCGGATTTTTATATGGGAGCTTATATTTAAAGAGTAAATCCTTAACTGCTTGTGTTTTGCTACATGGATTTTGTGACTTAATAGGACTGTCAATATCTTATGTTTAA
- a CDS encoding ATP-binding protein — translation MRIAFKNLIENGIKYSSDKNIYIKSYNENPFKITVCNNCRPMPEKLKNHLLEPFIKYNYEDLQLVSSGLGLFICKELLSKNKAEITYSIVEDNICFSIEFMNYQC, via the coding sequence ATTAGAATCGCCTTTAAAAATCTTATAGAAAATGGTATTAAATATAGTAGTGATAAAAACATATATATTAAATCATACAATGAAAATCCTTTTAAAATAACCGTATGTAATAATTGCAGACCTATGCCAGAGAAGTTAAAGAACCATTTGTTAGAGCCTTTTATCAAATACAATTATGAAGACTTACAACTGGTAAGTTCAGGTCTGGGGCTATTTATTTGTAAAGAGCTACTATCTAAAAATAAGGCCGAAATAACTTACAGTATAGTAGAAGATAACATTTGCTTTAGTATAGAATTTATGAATTACCAATGTTAA
- a CDS encoding radical SAM/SPASM domain-containing protein: MKKSKFNIIVNAKDDKKLIFNSYSGALALIDEKSYEQYLNNNFYDDKLKEDLIHGKYLIEDDLDEIQYFKALHNLSRYGRHSISLTIAPTLNCNMNCYYCFEEKKDISMDEEIISNLLDYIKGLIDELNLKLLNVTWYGGEPLLEIDKISMLNDKIYELCASKEVEYRQAIVTNGVLLTKENVHKLNKHKNLEYCQVTLDGNKYTHDKSRRLKDQGVGSFDTIIKNVDLVAEDIEIHLRVNIQKNNINDAYELLDYFEKNNLKNRVSIYFAPIRPDTEACSHVENLCLSQVDFAAFNSEILTIAWEKGYDFPLYSYPSQSIISCGAITPNAYVIDPKGDLFKCWNEIGLEQYMVGNIKTGAQLNSENAKWLSHEIPDECYECESLPICSGGCPYYRIRNIDNQCDYRKYMKDAIFNIFYAKHKEKKEAEVSA, from the coding sequence ATGAAAAAATCAAAATTTAATATAATTGTTAACGCTAAGGATGACAAAAAACTAATATTTAACTCCTACTCAGGGGCTTTAGCATTAATTGATGAAAAATCATATGAACAATATCTTAATAACAACTTTTATGATGATAAACTAAAAGAGGATTTAATACATGGAAAATATTTAATTGAAGATGATTTAGATGAAATTCAATATTTTAAGGCTTTACATAACTTATCACGATATGGTAGACACTCAATTTCTCTTACGATTGCTCCAACATTAAATTGTAATATGAACTGTTACTATTGTTTTGAAGAGAAGAAAGATATTTCTATGGACGAGGAAATTATATCTAATCTATTGGATTATATCAAAGGTTTAATAGATGAACTTAATTTAAAACTACTTAATGTAACTTGGTATGGAGGAGAACCATTGTTAGAAATTGATAAAATTTCTATGTTGAATGATAAAATATATGAATTATGCGCATCAAAGGAAGTTGAGTATAGACAAGCTATAGTTACAAATGGTGTACTCTTAACAAAAGAAAATGTTCATAAATTAAATAAACATAAAAATCTTGAGTATTGTCAAGTTACTCTAGATGGAAATAAATATACACATGATAAAAGCAGAAGACTAAAGGATCAAGGTGTAGGAAGTTTTGATACTATAATAAAAAATGTAGATTTGGTTGCAGAGGACATAGAAATACATTTAAGAGTGAATATACAAAAAAACAATATAAATGACGCATATGAATTATTGGATTACTTCGAAAAAAATAATCTTAAAAATAGGGTTAGTATATACTTTGCTCCAATTAGACCTGATACAGAAGCCTGTTCTCATGTAGAAAATCTATGCTTATCACAAGTTGATTTTGCTGCATTTAATAGTGAAATACTCACCATAGCGTGGGAAAAAGGTTATGATTTTCCACTATACTCATATCCGTCACAAAGTATCATAAGTTGTGGAGCAATAACTCCTAATGCATATGTTATAGATCCAAAAGGTGATTTATTTAAATGCTGGAATGAAATTGGTTTGGAACAGTATATGGTTGGTAATATTAAAACAGGTGCTCAATTAAACAGCGAAAATGCTAAGTGGTTAAGCCATGAGATTCCAGATGAATGTTATGAATGTGAATCATTACCTATATGTAGCGGTGGATGTCCTTATTATAGAATTAGAAATATAGATAATCAATGTGATTATAGAAAGTACATGAAAGATGCAATATTTAATATATTTTATGCTAAACATAAAGAGAAAAAAGAAGCCGAAGTATCAGCTTGA
- a CDS encoding HAMP domain-containing sensor histidine kinase translates to MIKTIKGKIIGGLVLTSLVVHVITNAMIWKVFEDNLEKYIINDTDKIKSMVFKEIYQQYTSDFIEDSEDIEGSLLPILNTMNRKYDSYISIDWDEKSNIAFTGRELNNNYKGDILIESRKKDVILYTVLDKQVFFATYAYPIYIENNYKGTLVLQKNYTKDYTEYKKIMNQILVVEGVLYIIMLLVLLIWLTKTTKSLKYLAKGMELVGEGNYTGELEIKGNDEVANLTKHFNKMQHKIINQMEQLSVEKNRIELLEKNTKNFFNYATHEMKTPVTALKGYGELLEEGEIDEETQKKIYQRIRLEADRIHKLVQNMLIVASGKEKTNQKYESFNIKTLILEMIEELEFVLNREQVKIEIDIKDAYIYAIKEEIRIAFKNLIENGIKYSSDKNIYIKSYNKNPFKITVCNKCRPMPEKLKNHLLEPFIKYNYEDLQLVSSGLGLFICKELLSKNKAEITYSVVEDNICFSIEFMNYQC, encoded by the coding sequence ATGATTAAAACAATCAAAGGTAAAATTATTGGAGGCTTAGTATTAACAAGCTTAGTAGTTCATGTAATCACCAATGCTATGATATGGAAAGTGTTCGAAGATAATTTAGAAAAATACATCATTAATGATACGGATAAAATAAAAAGTATGGTATTTAAAGAGATTTATCAGCAGTATACATCAGATTTTATTGAGGATAGTGAGGATATTGAGGGATCACTACTACCTATATTAAATACAATGAATAGGAAATATGATAGTTACATATCTATTGATTGGGATGAAAAGAGTAATATCGCCTTTACTGGTAGAGAGTTAAATAATAACTATAAAGGTGATATTCTAATAGAAAGTAGAAAAAAGGATGTAATACTTTATACGGTTTTAGACAAGCAAGTTTTCTTTGCTACATATGCATATCCTATATATATAGAAAATAATTATAAGGGAACTCTAGTACTCCAAAAAAATTATACGAAGGATTATACAGAATATAAGAAAATAATGAATCAAATATTGGTAGTAGAAGGTGTTTTGTATATAATAATGCTCCTAGTCCTTCTAATCTGGCTTACAAAGACAACTAAATCATTAAAGTATTTAGCTAAGGGTATGGAACTTGTTGGAGAGGGAAATTATACAGGAGAATTAGAGATAAAGGGTAATGATGAAGTCGCTAATTTAACTAAACACTTTAATAAGATGCAGCATAAGATAATAAATCAAATGGAGCAGCTTAGTGTAGAAAAAAATAGAATAGAATTATTAGAAAAAAACACAAAAAACTTTTTTAATTATGCAACCCATGAAATGAAGACTCCAGTTACAGCTCTTAAAGGCTATGGGGAGCTATTAGAAGAAGGAGAAATAGACGAAGAAACACAAAAAAAGATATATCAGAGAATTAGGCTAGAAGCAGATCGAATTCATAAGCTTGTTCAAAATATGCTAATTGTAGCAAGTGGTAAAGAAAAAACTAATCAAAAATATGAAAGCTTTAATATAAAAACCTTAATATTAGAAATGATAGAAGAACTTGAATTTGTTCTAAATAGAGAGCAAGTAAAAATTGAAATAGATATTAAAGATGCATATATATACGCTATTAAAGAAGAAATTAGAATTGCCTTTAAAAACCTTATAGAAAATGGTATTAAATATAGTAGTGACAAAAATATATATATTAAATCATACAATAAAAATCCCTTTAAAATAACAGTATGTAATAAGTGTAGACCTATGCCAGAAAAGCTAAAGAACCATTTGTTAGAGCCTTTTATCAAATATAATTATGAAGACTTGCAACTGGTAAGTTCAGGTCTGGGGCTATTTATTTGTAAAGAGCTACTATCTAAAAATAAGGCTGAAATAACTTATAGTGTAGTAGAAGATAACATTTGTTTTAGTATAGAATTTATGAATTACCAATGTTAA
- a CDS encoding BlaI/MecI/CopY family transcriptional regulator: MESTKIFDAEFKFMNLVWDRAPIKSSELVRLAEDELGWKKSTTYTVIRRLSDRGIIKNENSIVIVLKERDKIQKAEAYEFIDKVFDGSLKMFFTSFLKKEKLSKEELEELKKIVELNSKRGE, from the coding sequence ATGGAAAGTACAAAAATATTCGATGCAGAATTTAAGTTTATGAATTTAGTGTGGGACAGAGCACCTATAAAGAGTTCTGAGCTTGTAAGGCTTGCTGAAGATGAGCTGGGATGGAAAAAATCAACAACTTATACTGTTATCCGCAGACTCAGCGATAGAGGAATTATCAAGAATGAAAACTCTATAGTTATAGTACTTAAAGAAAGAGACAAAATTCAAAAAGCTGAAGCATATGAATTTATAGATAAAGTCTTTGATGGATCATTAAAGATGTTCTTTACATCATTTCTTAAGAAGGAAAAATTATCTAAAGAAGAACTTGAAGAGCTTAAAAAAATAGTCGAACTGAATTCTAAAAGAGGTGAGTGA
- a CDS encoding ABC transporter ATP-binding protein, translating into MKSYFIKFYNKYIIKNKMQIGIITVLFLFSTVTSLITPILIRDIIDKALINRNIIILKKYSLILSSVLLLNHLSSFFSNIMTSKYSEMTIFNIRMDLFKHLQNISLNYHKNNSASYVSNRIINDTSIIKQILIDSFLSLISSTIKLILGLFMTFSIDRTIGLIYIIIVIINYLNYKYFTPKIKCIFKDLQECTAHFNSGIQQSLYLINIIRSNSWETKERIQLLKKFRKYFSTFKQHLFLNSKYTILNNLFGSLGLLVLIYIGGNKVIIGSITLGDFVALNTFLMYVTEPLITILTIISSFNISLVSLERIKELFEIPREINGIGRINDIEKIDVSNVTFSYDSNQHVKIFDNFNCSFKKGNVYCIIGKNGSGKSTLKNLIVGNYYSQEGTILFNKIPIEKLNRKSLHKHISIVDQEPILFRDKIINNIILDQPLDNIKLDKICKICKIDDFVKNLENGLETLIDEKNMSISGGQKQRIVIARTLYKNSSVIILDEPTSALDKESVAVLNSIILHLKKSKIIILISHDKRIINICDKVIDIDVEKQNNILSSYI; encoded by the coding sequence ATGAAAAGCTATTTTATTAAATTTTACAATAAATACATTATAAAAAATAAAATGCAGATTGGAATCATAACTGTATTATTTTTATTTTCTACAGTAACTAGCTTGATAACACCTATATTAATAAGAGATATCATTGATAAAGCTTTAATAAACCGAAATATTATCATATTGAAAAAATATTCCCTTATATTAAGTTCTGTTTTACTTTTAAATCACCTATCTTCATTTTTTTCAAATATAATGACAAGTAAGTACTCAGAAATGACTATTTTCAATATTAGAATGGATTTATTTAAACATTTACAAAATATATCCCTTAATTACCATAAGAATAATTCTGCATCATATGTATCTAATAGAATTATTAATGATACTTCAATAATAAAACAAATATTAATAGATAGTTTCCTGTCTCTTATATCTTCTACAATAAAACTTATTTTAGGTTTATTTATGACCTTTTCTATAGATAGGACAATTGGCCTTATCTACATAATAATAGTGATAATTAATTACTTAAACTATAAATACTTTACTCCTAAAATAAAGTGTATATTTAAAGATTTACAAGAATGTACAGCTCATTTTAATTCAGGTATACAACAAAGTTTATATCTGATAAATATTATACGTTCAAACTCATGGGAAACTAAAGAACGAATACAGTTGTTAAAAAAATTCAGAAAATATTTTAGCACATTTAAACAACATCTATTCTTAAACTCTAAATATACTATTTTAAATAATTTATTTGGATCATTAGGGTTATTAGTTCTAATATATATAGGCGGAAACAAAGTAATAATTGGCAGTATTACACTTGGAGATTTTGTTGCTTTGAATACATTTTTAATGTATGTAACAGAGCCACTAATTACAATATTAACAATTATTAGTTCTTTTAATATATCTTTAGTTTCACTTGAAAGAATAAAAGAATTATTTGAAATTCCAAGAGAAATTAACGGAATAGGCCGCATAAATGATATAGAAAAAATAGATGTATCTAATGTTACATTCAGCTACGATTCTAATCAGCATGTAAAGATATTTGACAACTTTAATTGCAGTTTTAAAAAAGGTAATGTCTATTGCATAATTGGCAAAAATGGTTCTGGTAAATCAACACTTAAGAATTTAATAGTTGGTAATTACTATAGTCAAGAAGGAACTATACTATTTAACAAAATTCCAATAGAAAAACTTAATAGAAAAAGTTTACATAAGCATATTTCTATTGTAGATCAGGAACCAATACTGTTTAGAGATAAAATAATAAATAATATTATTTTAGATCAACCCTTAGATAATATTAAATTAGATAAAATATGTAAAATATGTAAAATAGATGATTTTGTAAAAAATCTTGAGAATGGTCTAGAAACCTTAATAGATGAGAAAAACATGAGCATTTCTGGAGGTCAAAAGCAACGGATTGTTATAGCCAGAACATTATATAAAAATTCAAGTGTTATTATTTTAGATGAACCAACTTCAGCTCTAGATAAAGAAAGTGTAGCAGTGTTAAATAGTATTATTTTACATCTTAAAAAATCTAAAATCATTATTCTTATTAGCCATGACAAAAGAATTATAAATATTTGTGATAAGGTCATAGATATTGATGTAGAAAAACAAAATAATATTCTTAGTTCATATATCTAA